A window of Tautonia plasticadhaerens contains these coding sequences:
- a CDS encoding PSD1 and planctomycete cytochrome C domain-containing protein: MTYFETHIRPLLAGRCYACHSEGAKKSKGGLLLDRSEGWSSGGSSGPAVIPGDVEASLLIEAVRYTAPGLQMPPNEPLPPDEIERLEQWVRMGAPAPRQDTVSGITPRDDPSDPIAGRDHWAFRPLTEPQPPAVGMADWPRSAIDSFVLARLESAKLRPAPDADRRTLVRRVYFQLIGLPPTPRQVSAFLVDDRPDALERLVDTLLNSPQFGERWGRHWLDLARYADSNGLDENFLYREAWRYRNWVIDAVNADIPFDRFALEQIAGDLLPYNSIEQRDRQRIAAGFLVIGPKVLLGVDPEAQRMDVADEQLDTIGRTFLGQTIGCARCHDHKFDPIPTADYYALAGILTSTEVMERRYMLGEQRVMERLVGLGPDGVDSNAAYERYWRDRPGMLERREDARSALKLLRDDDAAVLEAFSGEHADAVAEGAIDPGRPIEARIEAQEALLAELDSAIDSPPVIPPRAMIPSDRREPADEHIRLAGQSDRPGESVPRGFPRVISEAAAAIPGEQSGRLELGFWLTDRERGAGRLTARVLANRVWHHLIGTGIVRTADNFGRTGEAPSHPELLDHLAGQLIDSGWSIKSLVRQIILSRTFAMSSDHDESGHAIDPENRLLWRAHRRRLGPESLRDAMLSVAGGLDLTPMDSTVWYLGDQATSVGDNKNRRRTDFPCRSVYLPVIRNDLPEVFDVFNFADPHATTGMRPRTMVATQGLFLLNDDSVMDAAEATARRLLAEEASSDPEALAISLFERVLNTRATEEDRDALLTFVHEMETRPIASGGPVPRLQAWSMACHALFASSRFQMLE, from the coding sequence ATGACCTACTTCGAGACGCACATCCGACCCCTCCTGGCGGGGCGATGTTACGCATGTCATTCAGAGGGTGCGAAGAAGTCCAAGGGTGGGCTGCTCCTGGATCGCAGCGAGGGGTGGTCGTCGGGCGGCTCGAGCGGCCCGGCCGTCATCCCGGGGGACGTGGAGGCGAGCCTGTTGATCGAGGCCGTCCGATACACCGCACCGGGCCTGCAGATGCCGCCGAATGAGCCCCTGCCGCCCGACGAGATCGAGCGATTGGAACAGTGGGTGCGAATGGGAGCGCCCGCCCCCCGGCAGGACACGGTTTCCGGCATCACGCCTCGAGACGATCCTTCGGATCCGATCGCCGGCCGGGACCATTGGGCGTTCCGCCCGCTGACCGAGCCGCAGCCGCCCGCCGTCGGCATGGCCGACTGGCCTCGATCTGCCATCGACTCCTTCGTGCTGGCGCGACTTGAATCGGCGAAATTAAGGCCGGCACCCGATGCGGATCGCCGCACGCTCGTGCGTCGCGTTTACTTTCAGTTGATCGGCTTACCGCCGACGCCTCGTCAGGTCTCGGCGTTCCTCGTGGATGATCGGCCCGACGCCCTGGAGCGGCTGGTCGACACGCTCTTGAATTCGCCCCAATTCGGCGAGCGCTGGGGGCGGCACTGGCTGGACCTGGCCCGCTACGCCGATTCCAACGGCCTGGACGAGAATTTCCTGTATCGCGAGGCGTGGCGCTACCGCAATTGGGTGATCGACGCGGTGAACGCGGACATACCGTTCGACCGATTCGCGCTGGAACAGATTGCCGGAGACCTGCTCCCGTACAATTCGATCGAGCAACGAGACCGCCAGCGGATCGCAGCGGGGTTCCTCGTCATCGGCCCGAAAGTCCTCCTGGGAGTCGACCCGGAGGCGCAGCGGATGGATGTCGCCGACGAGCAACTCGACACGATCGGCCGCACGTTCCTCGGCCAGACCATCGGCTGCGCCCGCTGTCACGATCACAAGTTCGACCCGATCCCCACGGCGGACTATTACGCACTCGCGGGCATCCTCACGTCGACAGAGGTCATGGAACGTCGCTACATGCTCGGGGAGCAGCGAGTGATGGAGCGGCTCGTGGGCCTCGGCCCCGACGGAGTTGATTCGAACGCGGCCTATGAGCGATACTGGCGCGATCGACCGGGGATGTTGGAAAGACGTGAGGATGCCAGGTCCGCGCTGAAGCTGCTGCGGGATGACGATGCGGCCGTCCTGGAGGCGTTCTCGGGCGAGCACGCAGACGCCGTCGCCGAGGGCGCGATCGATCCGGGTCGGCCGATCGAGGCGCGCATCGAAGCCCAGGAGGCGTTGCTCGCCGAGTTGGACTCGGCAATCGATTCGCCCCCGGTGATCCCGCCCCGAGCGATGATCCCGAGCGATCGCCGGGAGCCGGCCGACGAACACATCCGCCTCGCTGGACAGAGCGACCGGCCGGGTGAATCGGTCCCCCGAGGCTTCCCACGCGTGATCAGCGAGGCGGCCGCGGCGATCCCGGGGGAGCAGAGCGGACGCCTTGAGCTAGGCTTCTGGCTCACCGATCGGGAACGCGGCGCGGGCCGGCTCACCGCCCGGGTCCTCGCCAACCGCGTCTGGCATCACCTCATCGGGACCGGCATCGTCCGGACCGCCGACAACTTCGGCCGCACCGGTGAAGCACCCAGCCACCCGGAGCTGCTCGACCACCTGGCCGGCCAGCTCATCGACTCGGGATGGTCGATCAAGAGTCTGGTCCGGCAGATCATCCTGAGCCGGACATTTGCGATGAGCAGCGATCACGACGAGTCCGGGCACGCGATCGACCCGGAGAACCGGCTGCTCTGGCGTGCGCACCGCCGGCGACTCGGCCCGGAATCGTTGCGGGATGCCATGCTGTCGGTGGCCGGAGGGCTCGATCTCACGCCGATGGACTCCACGGTCTGGTATCTCGGAGATCAGGCCACCTCGGTGGGGGACAACAAGAACCGTCGGCGCACGGACTTCCCCTGCCGGAGCGTGTACCTGCCGGTCATCCGGAACGACCTGCCGGAAGTGTTCGACGTCTTCAACTTCGCCGATCCGCACGCGACGACCGGGATGCGACCCCGGACGATGGTCGCGACCCAGGGCCTGTTCCTCCTGAATGACGACTCGGTCATGGACGCCGCCGAGGCGACCGCCCGACGTCTACTCGCGGAGGAGGCCTCGAGCGACCCGGAAGCTCTCGCCATAAGTCTGTTCGAACGCGTCCTCAACACGCGAGCGACCGAGGAGGATCGGGACGCGCTGCTGACATTCGTCCACGAGATGGAGACCCGTCCGATCGCCTCTGGTGGGCCGGTTCCGCGGCTCCAGGCGTGGTCGATGGCATGCCACGCTCTATTCGCCTCAAGTCGATTCCAGATGCTGGAGTAA
- a CDS encoding DUF1501 domain-containing protein, whose product MRCNQFTRVVSRRQMLGASGCGIGQVALAALLGQHTRAESDPRRHSTLAPKPLHFPARARRIIFLFMWGGPSHVDLFDPKPRLKTESGKPLSGKSVGSDRDDLGELLDSPFRFARHGESGLWISELFPHLARHADRLCVINSMHTEGSAHGEALLRLHTGQANLVRPSVGSWVSYGLGCENEDLPAFITISPPRGHGGVQNYGNAFLPAVHQGTAIGSAEIPISESKVSNLANSQLNPGEQREQLDLIQSLNAHHLREATVDPQIEGLIASYELAFRMQSTMPRIMSLDDESKSTLDLYGIGSEPTDNFGRQCLLARKFSELGVRYIQVSTNYTWDHHQKVHEGHVAESAKVDRPIAGLLGDLAQRGLLEDTLVLWGAEFGRTPMAENGDGRNHHPGAFTMWMAGGGVRGGLAYGKTDDFGYAPVENPVHMHDLHATLLHALGLDHERLTYRHAGRDFRLTDVHGNVVREILA is encoded by the coding sequence ATGCGGTGCAATCAATTCACTCGGGTGGTGTCGCGTCGCCAGATGCTCGGCGCGAGCGGCTGCGGGATCGGGCAAGTCGCGCTGGCGGCGTTGCTCGGGCAACATACCCGGGCGGAATCGGATCCGAGGCGCCATTCCACCCTGGCACCGAAGCCTCTCCATTTCCCGGCCCGCGCAAGGCGGATCATCTTCCTGTTCATGTGGGGCGGACCGAGTCACGTCGATCTGTTCGACCCGAAACCTCGCCTGAAAACCGAGTCCGGCAAGCCGCTCTCCGGGAAGTCAGTCGGCAGCGATCGCGACGATCTCGGTGAACTGCTCGATTCGCCCTTCCGCTTCGCCCGACACGGCGAGAGCGGACTCTGGATCAGCGAATTGTTCCCGCACCTGGCCCGGCACGCCGACCGGCTGTGCGTCATCAACTCGATGCACACCGAGGGGAGCGCCCACGGCGAGGCGTTGTTGCGGCTCCACACCGGCCAGGCGAATCTCGTGAGGCCGAGCGTCGGATCCTGGGTCAGCTACGGGCTGGGCTGCGAGAACGAGGACCTGCCGGCCTTCATCACAATCTCGCCGCCGAGGGGTCACGGCGGCGTCCAGAACTATGGCAACGCGTTCCTGCCGGCCGTGCATCAGGGGACGGCGATCGGGTCGGCCGAGATCCCCATCTCCGAGTCCAAGGTCTCGAATCTCGCCAACTCCCAATTGAATCCGGGCGAGCAGCGGGAACAACTCGACCTGATCCAATCGTTGAACGCCCATCACCTGCGCGAAGCGACCGTCGACCCCCAGATCGAAGGGCTCATCGCCAGCTACGAACTGGCGTTCCGGATGCAGTCGACGATGCCCCGGATCATGAGCCTCGACGACGAGTCGAAGTCCACCCTCGACCTCTACGGGATCGGCTCTGAACCGACGGATAATTTCGGCCGTCAATGTTTGTTGGCGCGTAAGTTCTCGGAGCTTGGCGTGCGCTATATCCAGGTCTCGACGAACTACACCTGGGATCACCATCAGAAGGTCCACGAGGGACACGTGGCCGAGTCGGCGAAGGTCGACCGCCCGATCGCCGGCCTGCTCGGAGACCTCGCCCAACGCGGACTCCTGGAGGACACCCTGGTCCTCTGGGGCGCCGAGTTCGGCCGGACGCCGATGGCCGAGAACGGAGACGGCCGCAATCACCATCCGGGGGCGTTCACGATGTGGATGGCCGGCGGTGGGGTGCGTGGAGGGCTGGCCTATGGGAAGACCGACGACTTCGGCTATGCGCCGGTCGAGAATCCCGTCCACATGCACGACCTCCACGCGACGCTGCTCCATGCCCTGGGCCTGGATCACGAGCGATTGACGTATCGACATGCCGGCCGCGACTTCCGATTGACGGACGTTCACGGGAATGTTGTGCGTGAGATCCTGGCCTAG
- a CDS encoding IS630 family transposase (programmed frameshift), producing the protein MKKYIVTLTADERQALLDLISAGKASALKLAHARILLKADAAEGGPAWPDDRIAEAVEVSVATIERVRQRFVEQGLEAALVRKTQARPSRQRALDGRAEAKLIALACSEPPDGRKAWTMRLLADKLVELEIVPSISDETVRRSLKKGELRPHLKQQWCIPPEANAEFVAAMEDVLEVYHRPYDETRPLVCLDEASKQLIGETVVPIPAAPGRLERFDHEYVRNGTANLFMVTMPLLGWRAVHVTERRTALDFAEVVRWLVEEVHEEAEKVVLVMDNLNTHKIASLYEAFPPERARRIAGKLEIHHTPKHGSWLNMAEIELSVLARQCLDRRIGSSEELKREVAAWEEDRNERMVGIRWQFTTADARIKLHRLYPATQ; encoded by the exons ATGAAGAAGTACATCGTGACGCTCACCGCCGACGAACGCCAGGCCCTCCTCGATCTCATCTCCGCCGGCAAGGCCTCCGCTCTGAAACTGGCCCATGCCCGCATCCTCCTCAAGGCTGATGCCGCCGAGGGCGGGCCCGCCTGGCCCGACGACCGCATCGCCGAGGCCGTCGAGGTCTCTGTCGCCACCATCGAGCGGGTCCGCCAGCGGTTCGTCGAGCAGGGCCTGGAGGCCGCCCTGGTCCGCAAGACGCAGGCCCGTCCCAGCCGCCAGCGGGCCCTCGACGGCCGGGCCGAGGCGAAGTTGATCGCCCTGGCCTGCTCGGAGCCCCCCGACGGCCGCAAGGCCTGGACGATGCGATTGCTGGCCGACAAGCTCGTCGAGTTGGAGATCGTCCCCTCGATCTCCGACGAGACGGTGCGCCGCTCTTTGAAAAAAG GCGAACTGAGGCCGCATCTGAAGCAGCAGTGGTGCATCCCGCCGGAGGCGAACGCCGAGTTCGTGGCGGCGATGGAGGACGTGCTGGAGGTCTACCACCGGCCCTACGACGAGACGCGACCGCTGGTCTGCCTCGACGAGGCGAGCAAGCAACTGATCGGCGAGACGGTCGTGCCGATCCCGGCAGCGCCAGGGCGGCTCGAGCGGTTCGATCACGAATACGTCCGCAACGGGACGGCCAACCTGTTCATGGTGACGATGCCGCTGCTGGGGTGGCGTGCGGTCCACGTCACCGAGCGTCGGACGGCGTTGGACTTCGCCGAGGTGGTGCGTTGGCTGGTGGAGGAGGTGCACGAGGAGGCGGAGAAGGTCGTGCTGGTGATGGACAACCTGAACACGCACAAGATCGCCTCGCTGTACGAGGCGTTCCCGCCGGAGCGGGCCCGTCGGATCGCCGGGAAGTTGGAGATCCACCACACGCCGAAGCACGGGAGTTGGCTGAACATGGCGGAGATCGAGCTGTCGGTGCTGGCGAGGCAGTGCCTGGACCGGCGGATCGGGTCGAGCGAGGAACTGAAGCGGGAGGTCGCG